Proteins encoded by one window of Candidatus Stoquefichus sp. SB1:
- a CDS encoding DUF956 family protein, giving the protein MVQSLNTKVDFTIEATSYLGIASYGKVIVGDKAFEFYNEKNMRDYIQIPWEEVDYIMASVMFKGKWIPRFAIVTKNNGRFTFSTRNNKALLRSVNHYIESERLVRSLSFFQVIQRGIKNIFMRKHKI; this is encoded by the coding sequence ATGGTACAATCATTAAATACAAAAGTTGATTTCACAATTGAAGCAACCTCATATCTTGGCATTGCGAGTTATGGTAAAGTCATTGTAGGAGATAAAGCATTTGAATTTTATAATGAGAAAAATATGCGAGATTATATCCAGATTCCGTGGGAAGAAGTTGACTATATTATGGCCTCTGTCATGTTTAAAGGAAAATGGATTCCCCGTTTTGCAATCGTAACAAAAAATAACGGTCGATTTACATTTTCAACACGGAATAATAAAGCGTTGTTACGCTCGGTTAATCATTATATAGAATCTGAACGTTTAGTCCGCTCGCTGAGTTTCTTTCAGGTTATTCAAAGAGGAATCAAAAACATATTTATGCGAAAACATAAAATATAA
- a CDS encoding DUF2000 domain-containing protein — translation MNIQNEKCVMVLNEELPLGILANTAGIMGITLGKYIPETVGVTVLDKSQHPHLGIITTPVPILKTTQDKIKQIRQQLYLPDFKELIVVDFSDVAQSCNVYDEYIEKASQTLEDDFTYFGIAIYGNKKLVNKLTGSLPLLR, via the coding sequence ATGAATATACAAAATGAAAAATGTGTCATGGTTTTAAATGAAGAACTGCCTTTGGGAATTCTTGCTAATACGGCGGGGATTATGGGAATTACCCTTGGTAAATATATTCCTGAAACAGTTGGAGTCACAGTGCTTGATAAAAGTCAGCATCCTCATCTTGGTATTATCACAACACCAGTCCCTATTTTAAAAACAACACAGGACAAAATAAAACAAATCAGACAGCAGCTTTATCTTCCTGATTTTAAAGAATTAATTGTTGTTGATTTCTCTGATGTGGCTCAAAGCTGTAATGTCTATGATGAATATATAGAAAAAGCAAGTCAGACTTTAGAAGATGATTTTACCTATTTTGGAATTGCCATTTATGGCAACAAGAAACTGGTCAATAAACTAACAGGAAGTCTTCCGCTTCTTCGCTAA
- a CDS encoding DMT family transporter, translating into MKNKITLGHFAAFITIFIWGTTFISTKVLLNVLTPIEILFIRFLIGYIVLWCIYPHQLKITHKIEEFYFIAAGLCGITLYYLFENIALTYTLASNVGVIISIAPFFIVIFACLFLHEKKPGIRFFIGFIIAMIGIYLISFSDSQLQFNPLGDCLAIIAAIIWAAYSTLTKKLASFHHHIIQTTRRTFFYGLLFMLPLTFLMGFDVNISQVMMPVNFLNLLFLGVGASALCFVTWNLAVRILGSVKTSVYIYIVPVITAVTSTLILHEKMTTMTILGIIFTLTGLFLSENREKEKITNEYTK; encoded by the coding sequence ATGAAAAATAAGATAACCTTAGGACATTTCGCAGCTTTTATAACCATTTTTATTTGGGGAACAACTTTTATTTCAACAAAAGTTCTTCTCAATGTTTTAACTCCTATTGAAATTCTTTTTATTCGTTTTTTGATTGGATATATTGTTCTATGGTGTATTTATCCTCATCAACTCAAAATAACTCACAAAATAGAAGAATTTTATTTTATAGCTGCGGGATTATGTGGGATTACACTCTATTATCTGTTTGAAAATATTGCTTTAACTTATACACTTGCCTCTAATGTTGGCGTGATTATTTCTATTGCACCTTTTTTCATAGTTATCTTTGCATGTCTTTTCTTGCATGAAAAAAAGCCTGGTATCCGTTTTTTTATTGGCTTTATCATTGCGATGATAGGTATCTATCTGATTAGTTTTAGCGATTCACAGTTACAATTCAATCCTTTAGGAGATTGCTTAGCCATTATCGCTGCTATAATCTGGGCAGCTTATTCTACTCTTACAAAGAAACTGGCAAGTTTTCATCATCATATTATCCAAACAACAAGACGTACATTCTTTTATGGCTTATTATTTATGTTGCCACTTACATTCCTAATGGGATTTGATGTAAATATCTCGCAAGTCATGATGCCAGTCAACTTTTTAAACTTATTGTTTTTAGGGGTAGGTGCTTCAGCACTTTGTTTTGTGACTTGGAATTTAGCAGTCAGAATTTTAGGATCAGTGAAAACAAGTGTTTATATTTATATTGTTCCAGTCATAACTGCTGTTACATCAACTTTAATATTACATGAAAAAATGACAACGATGACTATTTTAGGTATCATTTTCACATTGACTGGTTTATTCTTATCAGAAAATAGAGAAAAGGAGAAAATAACGAATGAATATACAAAATGA
- a CDS encoding AraC family transcriptional regulator: MSQIQEQRHVYYDRDLAIEAYNLSGIVQKFPNHFHEYYVIGFVEGGKRHLCCKGQNYEVTAGDLLIFNPHDNHFCAPVNGEILDYRAVNINPDIMLKAVEEITGHAYMPHFTQNVIYQSDMTQSIGDLYDAIVHHAPKLEKEEAFFFLIELLLQEYATDFDMNDIEPNDQIKNICTYIDEHFAENITLDDLLTMTHFGKSYLLRSFTKQIGLSPYRYLQTVRLDKAKKFLEQGILPIDVAYMTGFTDQSHFTHFFKEFIGLTPKQYQKIFIHEEPIQEKGIKL; the protein is encoded by the coding sequence ATGTCACAAATACAAGAACAACGTCATGTCTATTATGATCGTGACTTAGCTATCGAAGCTTATAACCTCAGTGGAATTGTCCAAAAGTTTCCCAATCATTTCCATGAATATTATGTGATTGGTTTTGTTGAAGGTGGCAAACGCCATCTTTGTTGCAAAGGTCAAAATTATGAAGTCACGGCTGGTGATTTACTTATTTTTAATCCTCATGATAATCACTTTTGTGCCCCTGTAAATGGTGAAATATTAGATTATCGTGCTGTTAATATCAATCCAGATATTATGCTAAAAGCGGTTGAAGAAATAACTGGTCATGCCTATATGCCTCATTTTACTCAAAATGTTATTTATCAAAGTGATATGACCCAATCAATTGGTGATTTATATGATGCAATTGTCCATCATGCCCCTAAATTAGAAAAAGAAGAAGCCTTTTTCTTTCTGATTGAACTTCTTTTACAAGAATATGCAACAGACTTTGATATGAATGATATTGAACCTAATGATCAAATCAAAAATATATGTACTTATATTGATGAACATTTTGCCGAAAATATAACGCTTGATGATTTATTAACAATGACTCATTTTGGAAAATCTTATTTATTGCGTTCTTTTACAAAACAAATTGGATTATCACCTTATCGTTATTTACAAACTGTACGTCTTGATAAAGCAAAGAAATTCTTGGAACAAGGGATATTACCGATTGATGTTGCTTATATGACTGGATTTACTGATCAAAGTCATTTCACACACTTTTTTAAGGAATTTATAGGTTTAACGCCTAAGCAATATCAAAAGATTTTTATTCATGAAGAGCCTATCCAAGAAAAAGGAATCAAACTATGA
- a CDS encoding MATE family efflux transporter, with product MAQENKMGTMPVNKLLISMSLPMIISMLVQAMYNVVDSIFVAQISENALTAVSLAFPLQNLMIAFAGGTAVGVNALLSRSLGEKNQDHVNHTATNSVFIFLVTALIFMIGGLTLSHLFFTVQTSNTEIVTAGTQYSMIVVGCSIGLFSQFLFERLLQATGRTVHTMITQGLGAIINIILDPIFIFGLFGMPKMGVAGAAIATVTGQIIACLLALFFNLKFNHDIQFQWKSFKPNFQIIKQIYSVGIPSIIMQSIGSVMTFGMNTILIGFSTTATAVFGVYFKLQSFVFMPVFGLNNGMIPIIAYNLGAKQSKRMFDTIKLAMIYATGMMLIGVILFESIPQVLLSFFNASEAMIQIGTPALRIIAIHFIFAGYSIVCSAVFQAVGKGTYSLLTSLIRQLFVLLPCAYLLSLTGNINLIWLCFPIAEVSSAITSTILFRKIKAHLSF from the coding sequence ATGGCGCAAGAAAATAAAATGGGCACTATGCCCGTTAACAAACTTCTTATATCCATGTCATTACCAATGATTATCTCAATGTTAGTACAGGCAATGTACAACGTTGTTGATAGTATCTTTGTTGCACAAATTAGTGAGAATGCATTAACTGCCGTCTCTTTGGCCTTTCCACTGCAAAATCTAATGATTGCTTTTGCAGGTGGAACTGCAGTCGGCGTTAATGCATTATTATCGAGAAGCTTAGGTGAAAAAAATCAAGATCATGTCAATCATACAGCAACCAATTCAGTCTTTATTTTTCTCGTGACTGCTTTGATTTTTATGATTGGTGGACTGACTCTTTCTCATCTCTTCTTCACTGTCCAGACAAGTAACACTGAAATTGTAACGGCTGGTACACAGTATTCTATGATTGTCGTAGGATGTTCAATTGGTTTGTTTAGTCAATTCTTATTTGAAAGACTTTTACAGGCGACTGGAAGAACAGTTCATACAATGATTACTCAAGGACTTGGTGCAATCATCAATATTATATTAGATCCTATTTTTATTTTCGGGTTATTTGGAATGCCTAAAATGGGTGTTGCAGGAGCCGCTATTGCAACTGTTACAGGTCAGATTATCGCCTGTCTATTAGCCCTTTTCTTTAATTTAAAGTTTAATCATGATATTCAGTTCCAATGGAAATCATTTAAACCCAATTTCCAGATTATTAAACAAATCTATTCTGTTGGTATTCCATCAATTATTATGCAATCCATTGGAAGTGTGATGACATTTGGAATGAACACAATCTTGATTGGATTTTCGACAACTGCAACAGCTGTCTTTGGGGTTTACTTCAAACTACAAAGTTTTGTCTTTATGCCAGTCTTTGGATTAAATAATGGTATGATTCCAATTATTGCTTATAACTTAGGAGCAAAACAAAGTAAACGTATGTTTGATACAATAAAACTCGCTATGATTTATGCAACAGGTATGATGCTCATTGGAGTGATCTTATTTGAATCTATTCCGCAAGTCTTACTCAGTTTCTTTAATGCTTCTGAAGCTATGATACAAATTGGAACACCAGCATTAAGAATTATTGCAATTCATTTTATTTTTGCTGGCTACTCGATTGTTTGTAGTGCAGTTTTTCAAGCCGTTGGAAAAGGTACATATAGTTTATTAACTTCATTAATCAGACAATTATTTGTCTTATTACCTTGTGCATATCTTTTATCATTAACAGGAAATATCAATCTAATTTGGTTGTGTTTCCCAATTGCTGAAGTCTCTTCAGCAATCACATCAACAATCCTGTTTAGAAAAATCAAAGCACATTTAAGCTTTTAA
- a CDS encoding cytidylate kinase-like family protein yields MPRIMTIAREYGSGGRLIAQRVAEKLGLVYYDNEVIDIAAKELGIDVDTIRKASEEKTSSFMYTMSSSAFTLPLNDQVFAMQSKIIRHLAQHDSCIIVNGCADYILEDYDDVFTIFVHAPLESRIRRVREDYKEEQDDFKKYVMKKDKRRSNYYNYYTTKKWGQLKNFDLTINSDLGIEKVADIIVELFQQGDK; encoded by the coding sequence ATGCCTAGAATTATGACGATTGCCAGAGAATATGGATCTGGAGGACGTTTAATCGCTCAAAGAGTTGCTGAGAAATTAGGACTCGTTTATTATGATAATGAAGTTATTGATATTGCTGCTAAGGAACTTGGAATAGATGTAGATACAATACGTAAGGCATCTGAAGAAAAAACATCAAGTTTTATGTATACAATGTCATCTTCAGCTTTTACTTTACCATTAAACGATCAAGTCTTTGCAATGCAATCAAAGATTATTCGTCATTTAGCCCAACATGATTCTTGTATTATTGTCAATGGATGTGCAGATTATATTTTAGAAGATTATGATGATGTCTTCACAATTTTTGTTCACGCACCTTTAGAATCACGAATCAGACGTGTTCGAGAAGACTATAAAGAAGAACAAGATGATTTTAAAAAGTATGTTATGAAAAAAGATAAAAGAAGAAGTAATTATTACAATTACTATACAACAAAAAAATGGGGTCAATTAAAGAATTTTGATTTAACAATCAATAGTGATTTAGGAATTGAAAAAGTTGCTGATATTATTGTTGAGTTGTTTCAACAGGGAGATAAGTAA
- a CDS encoding MBL fold metallo-hydrolase: protein MEFHVLASGSKGNATFVYEDGCGILIDCGITRKQLLFKLQNLGFKEEDITYVFLTHDHYDHNKNIHIFDQDKLYTAKKNVESIDEYHTLIPYQHRQFGKFDVLTLKTSHDASDPIGFVISTNETLLYMTDTGYVSQKNRKYMNNLNYYIIESNHDIEMLMATKRPMFLKNRILNDVGHLNNEYSARLMSEMIGENTKEIVLAHLSQEANTPEKALETYQFIFQEQNIKFNHIKVASQVDVVSGGKYEN, encoded by the coding sequence ATGGAATTTCATGTTTTAGCAAGTGGATCAAAAGGTAATGCAACGTTTGTTTACGAAGATGGCTGTGGCATCTTAATAGACTGTGGTATTACACGTAAACAGTTATTATTTAAACTTCAAAATTTAGGATTTAAAGAGGAAGATATTACTTATGTTTTTTTAACACATGATCATTATGATCATAACAAGAATATTCATATATTTGATCAAGATAAGTTGTATACAGCCAAAAAAAATGTTGAAAGTATTGATGAATATCATACGCTTATTCCTTATCAACATAGACAGTTTGGGAAATTTGATGTATTGACTTTAAAAACATCGCATGATGCAAGTGATCCTATTGGATTTGTCATTTCAACAAATGAGACTTTGCTTTATATGACAGATACTGGATATGTATCACAAAAGAATCGAAAATATATGAATAATTTAAATTACTATATTATAGAAAGTAATCATGATATTGAAATGTTAATGGCTACAAAACGTCCTATGTTTTTAAAAAATCGTATTTTAAATGATGTAGGTCATCTTAATAATGAATATAGTGCAAGATTAATGAGTGAGATGATTGGTGAAAATACTAAAGAAATTGTATTAGCGCATTTATCTCAAGAAGCCAATACACCTGAAAAAGCATTAGAAACATATCAGTTTATTTTTCAAGAACAAAATATAAAATTTAATCATATTAAAGTCGCAAGCCAAG